The following are encoded in a window of Dioscorea cayenensis subsp. rotundata cultivar TDr96_F1 chromosome 16, TDr96_F1_v2_PseudoChromosome.rev07_lg8_w22 25.fasta, whole genome shotgun sequence genomic DNA:
- the LOC120278691 gene encoding zinc finger protein CONSTANS-LIKE 4-like → MASDAEARGYWGLGGRACDTCHGSPALLYCRADSAFLCGACDSRVHAANRLASRHERVWVCEVCEQAPAVVTCKADAAALCSSCDADIHSANPLARRHDRSPIIPFFDTPSSAAAAAATAPAGTLFKPSDDDDENDAAVDEAEAASWILPNPNPKSTDLFFADVDPYLDLEYTDSVVPVHTKPIPPPIICADHGCIELDFTRSKASFSTFSRSVSSSEVGVVPDGTTMADVTNPYSGAGKVSTALDREARVMRYREKRKNRRFEKTIRYASRKAYAETRPRIKGRFAKRSEIEPEVDHLFSAVSAAAALIADPGYGVVPSF, encoded by the exons atggctAGCGATGCGGAAGCCAGAGGTTACTGGGGACTCGGCGGCCGCGCTTGCGACACGTGCCACGGCTCCCCGGCCCTTCTTTACTGCCGCGCCGACTCCGCTTTCCTCTGCGGCGCGTGCGACTCACGTGTCCACGCCGCCAACCGCCTCGCCTCCCGCCACGAGCGTGTCTGGGTCTGCGAGGTCTGCGAGCAAGCCCCCGCCGTCGTCACCTGCAAAGCCGACGCCGCCGCCCTCTGCTCCTCCTGCGACGCTGACATCCACTCTGCCAACCCCCTCGCCCGCCGCCATGACCGCTCCCCTATCATCCCTTTCTTCGACACCCCTtcctccgccgccgccgccgccgccactGCCCCCGCTGGTACCCTCTTCAAACCCTCCGATGATGACGATGAAAATGACGCCGCCGTCGACGAGGCCGAGGCTGCTTCCTGGATCCTCCCCAATCCCAACCCTAAATCCACTGATCTATTCTTCGCCGACGTCGATCCTTACCTCGATCTCGAGTACACCGACAGCGTCGTCCCCGTTCATACCAAGCCGATCCCTCCACCGATCATCTGCGCCGATCATGGTTGCATCGAGCTCGATTTCACTCGATCCAAGGCGTCCTTCAGCACCTTCAGCCGCAGC GTTTCATCATCTGAGGTCGGTGTGGTGCCGGATGGAACCACGATGGCGGACGTGACGAACCCTTATAGTGGTGCCGGGAAGGTCTCGACGGCGCTGGATCGGGAGGCTAGGGTGATGCGGTACCGCGAGAAGCGCAAGAATCGGAGGTTTGAGAAGACGATCCGCTACGCTTCCCGCAAGGCTTATGCCGAGACGCGGCCGCGGATCAAGGGTAGGTTTGCCAAGCGATCTGAGATCGAGCCGGAGGTTGATCATCTCTTCTCCGCCGTCTCTGCCGCCGCCGCTCTTATTGCGGATCCCGGCTACGGCGTGGTTCCGTCCTTCTGA
- the LOC120279064 gene encoding ADP-ribosylation factor 3, with protein MGILFTRMLSSIFGNREARILVLGLDNAGKTTILYRLQMGEVVSTIPTIGFNVETVQYNNIKFQVWDLGGQTSIRPYWRCYFPNTQAIIYVVDSSDTDRLVTAKEEFHAILEEDELKGAVVLVYANKQDLPGALNDAAITEALELHKIKSRQWAIFKTSAIKGEGLFEGLDWLSNTLKSGGG; from the exons ATGGGCATCCTCTTCACGCGGATGCTCTCCTCCATCTTCGGGAATCGCGAGGCTCGGATCCTTGTCCTTGGCCTTGACAATGCGGGCAAAACCACCATCTTGT ATCGGCTTCAGATGGGCGAGGTGGTGTCAACGATCCCAA CGATCGGGTTTAATGTGGAGACAGTGCAGTACAACAACATCAAGTTCCAAGTTTGGGATCTGG GTGGCCAAACAAGTATCAG GCCATACTGGCGGTGCTACTTTCCTAATACCCAGGCCATTATTTATGTTGTTGATTCAAGTGACACTGATAGACTAGTAACCGCCAAAGAAGAATTTCATGCTATCCTAGAG GAAGATGAGTTAAAAGGTGCAGTTGTTCTGGTATATGCAAACAAGCAG GATCTACCGGGTGCACTCAATGATGCTGCAATAACTGAGGCCCTAGAGCTCCATAAAATTAAAAGTCGTCAGTGGGCTATTTTTAAAACTTCAGCTATCAAGGGAGAGGGGCTTTTTGAGGGCTTGGACTG GCTTAGCAATACACTCAAGTCCGGTGGTGGTTAA